TATCGGAGCTTCCGAATGTCAGCGCCATCTGTGTCAGCTGTGCACCAATATTGATCCAGTAGGCTTTGATGTGATCAAAGTTGTCGAGCATCAGACGGCTGATCGCAACTGTACGCAGGTCGTCATAAGCGGATGTGCGACGCTGAAGGCCGGCACCTGCAGATTTCGGTTGCATGGCGAGTGGAATAAAGACCATAAAACCATCCGTTTTATCCTGAAGCTGACGGAGGCGGTCCATGTGAACGAGTCGTTCTTCTTTGGATTCGATCCCGCCATAAAGCATGGTAGCATGGGTTTTCATTCCGAGTCCGTGTGCAAGTTCGTGTGCTTCTAGCCATTCATAGGTGGACGCTTTTTCCGGGCTCATTTTGGCACGGTATTCCTCGGTGAGGATCTCAGCACCACCACCAGGAAGCGTATCGAGACCGGCATCCATCAATTTCTCAAGTACTTCTTTCATCGTATAACCGTAAGTGCGGGCAAAGAACTCGATTTCTGCACCGGTGTAAGCCTTAATGGTGCATTGCGGGTAGTTTTCTTTCAACACCCGTAATGTATTCAGATAATAATCGAATGGTACATCTGGATTGTGGCCACCGACGATGTGGAATTCCTGGATGTTGTCGTTCCAGCGATCTTCGACATATTTCAGAAGTTCTTCCTGGTCCATCGTATAAGCGCCCTCTTCACCGGGCTTGCGTTTGAATCCGCAAAATGCACAGCTAGCTTCACAAACATTTGTCGGATTAATATAAAGATTTTCTATGAAATAAACGCTGTTCCCATTCTTGCGCTCATTCACCATATTTGCCAGCTGGGCAACGCTGAGAAGATCGGGCGTCTCGTACAGATACAAGCCGTCCTCAATACTCAACCGTTCACCTTTCATCACTTTATCCTGTATTTGTTGAAGATTCTGGTCAACTGTCAACGTAGTCATCTTCTTCCCCCTATCTGAAAATAAAACATTTTGGCCAATCACCTGGTTCATGCTCATGATGGAGTGACTGAGCTCACGATTTGATCTATTATATTCTATCATTTCGAAAGTGGAAAAGGCAATGAAACGGGATTAAGTTG
This Salisediminibacterium beveridgei DNA region includes the following protein-coding sequences:
- the mqnE gene encoding aminofutalosine synthase MqnE gives rise to the protein MTTLTVDQNLQQIQDKVMKGERLSIEDGLYLYETPDLLSVAQLANMVNERKNGNSVYFIENLYINPTNVCEASCAFCGFKRKPGEEGAYTMDQEELLKYVEDRWNDNIQEFHIVGGHNPDVPFDYYLNTLRVLKENYPQCTIKAYTGAEIEFFARTYGYTMKEVLEKLMDAGLDTLPGGGAEILTEEYRAKMSPEKASTYEWLEAHELAHGLGMKTHATMLYGGIESKEERLVHMDRLRQLQDKTDGFMVFIPLAMQPKSAGAGLQRRTSAYDDLRTVAISRLMLDNFDHIKAYWINIGAQLTQMALTFGSSDIHGTLIEERISHSAGALTSQGITRQELIHMIKGADKKPVERDTFYNVIKEY